The Phragmites australis chromosome 1, lpPhrAust1.1, whole genome shotgun sequence genomic interval ATTAATTCTCCTGTATCGGTGCGAGCCCGGGCCTCCACGCGTCCCGGCTCGACGCCGGGctcgcgccgccgcggccggcccCGGCCCGGAGCTCGCCCTTCAGCTCGGCCATCCTGGCCTTGCGCTCCCTCGCGCTCTGCGCGTTCAGCCTCGCCACCAGCGCCTCCGCGTCCTTCCTCGTCATCACGATCTTCACCATCACCACCCCGCCGGACGGGGCGCTGCTGACGTCgtcagccccgccgccacgtgCCCGTGGAACTCCTCCACGAAGACGCCCCGGCCGCGtcacttcctcctcctcctcg includes:
- the LOC133918117 gene encoding uncharacterized protein LOC133918117, which translates into the protein MGNTVPPRGTGGRRPKNVVAEVAAAAAPRRVLVTPRRDDVEEEEEVTRPGRLRGGVPRARGGGADDVSSAPSGGVVMVKIVMTRKDAEALVARLNAQSARERKARMAELKGELRAGAGRGGASPASSRDAWRPGLAPIQEN